A single Cyclopterus lumpus isolate fCycLum1 chromosome 3, fCycLum1.pri, whole genome shotgun sequence DNA region contains:
- the LOC117725167 gene encoding relaxin-3 receptor 1-like: MEENESVCLNSSLVEVDCFSNLEDIDVSADGSLILRLLICLVYSVVCAAGLIGNVLVLFFIRVKPERKKSTVNFFVLNLAVTDLQFVLTLPFWAVDTVLDFSWPFGDAMCKIILSVTVMNMYASVFFLTAMSVTRYWSVASALKNSTARKTCSAKWTCAIIWTLATLATAPTSIFSTLSNVTGEKLCLLRFPGGQYWLAVYHIQKILVGFVLPMSIVSISYIMLLRFVSHRSMKTSNPKRRSKVTRSITIVVLSFFLCWMPNQAITLWSVLVKLNVANWDKAYYVVHTYVFPLTVCLAHTNSCLNPVIYCLMRKEFRDKLRSLIHRG, from the coding sequence ATGGAGGAAAACGAGAGCGTGTGTTTGAACAGTTCACTAGTTGAGGTTGACTGCTTCAGCAACCTGGAGGACATCGACGTGTCGGCCGACGGGAGCCTGATTCTGAGGCTCCTCATCTGCCTCGTGTATTCTGTGGTGTGCGCGGCGGGTCTGATCGGCAACGTGCTGgtcctcttcttcatcaggGTCAAACCAGAGCGGAAGAAGTCCACGGTGAACTTCTTCGTGCTCAACTTGGCGGTGACGGACCTCCAGTTCGTGCTCACTCTGCCCTTCTGGGCCGTGGACACCGTGCTGGACTTCAGCTGGCCGTTTGGAGACGCCATGTGCAAAATCATCCTCTCGGTCACCGTGATGAACATGTACGCCAGCGTGTTTTTTCTCACCGCCATGAGCGTGACCCGCTACTGGTCGGTGGCCTCGGCGCTGAAGAACAGCACCGCGCGCAAGACCTGTTCCGCCAAATGGACCTGCGCAATCATTTGGACACTGGCGACTCTGGCGACTGCGCCGACGTCGATTTTCTCAACTCTCAGCAACGTAACCGGAGAAAAGCTCTGTTTGCTGAGGTTCCCCGGTGGGCAGTACTGGTTGGCAGTCTATCACATACAGAAGATACTCGTAGGTTTCGTTTTGCCCATGTCCATCGTGTCCATCAGCTACATCATGCTGCTGCGTTTCGTCAGCCATCGGAGTATGAAGACCAGCAACCCCAAACGGAGGTCCAAAGTTACAAGATCCATCACCATCGTCGTGTTGTCCTTCTTCCTGTGCTGGATGCCGAACCAGGCCATCACCTTGTGGAGTGTGCTGGTCAAACTGAACGTGGCGAACTGGGACAAAGCGTATTACGTCGTCCACACGTATGTGTTCCCTCTGACCGTCTGTCTGGCTCACACCAACAGCTGCCTGAACCCGGTTATCTACTGCCTCATGAGGAAGGAGTTCCGGGATAAACTGAGGAGTCTCATACACAGAGGGTGA